The Caloenas nicobarica isolate bCalNic1 chromosome Z, bCalNic1.hap1, whole genome shotgun sequence genome has a segment encoding these proteins:
- the IDNK gene encoding probable gluconokinase isoform X1: protein MVLLVVMGVSGSGKTTVGSRLAAKLGWKFYDADDYHSPENKKKMAEGIPLNDEDRIPWLCALHDILRREDSSRQDAILACSALKKMYRQVLVSGASAIESNQPEQPGENTALKILFVHLDGPMDVIAGRLEKRRGHFMPPELLKSQFDTLEPPSAPESFITVSLEKSLPEIVLEIERAISQGEAFLE, encoded by the exons atggtgctgctggtggtgatGGGCGTGAGCGGCTCCGGGAA GACCACGGTGGGGTCGCGGCTGGCAGCCAAG ctTGGATGGAAGTTCTACGATGCAGATGATTATCATTCTCCTGAGAACAAAAAGAAGATGGCAGAAGGGATACCACTAAATGATGAG gacAGGATTCCCTGGCTTTGTGCATTGCATGATATATTACGGAG AGAAGACTCATCTAGACAAGATGCAATTCTGGCCTGTTCTGCACTGAAGAAGATGTATAGGCAGGTATTGGTTAGTGGAGCATCTGCAATTGAAAGCAACCAGCcagaacaaccaggagaaaacacagcactgaaGATCCTCTTTGTTCATTTGGATGGGCCTATGGACGTCATTGCTGGCcgcctggagaagaggagaggacattTTATGCCACCTGAGCTTCTCAAGTCTCAGTTTGATACTCTGGAGCCTCCTAGCGCACCAGAAAGCTTTATTACTGTCAGTCTAGAAAAATCTCTCCCTGAAATAGTGCTGGAGATCGAGCGTGCCATTTCTCAGGGTGAGGCTTTTCTGGAGTAA
- the IDNK gene encoding probable gluconokinase isoform X2 — MAEGIPLNDEDRIPWLCALHDILRREDSSRQDAILACSALKKMYRQVLVSGASAIESNQPEQPGENTALKILFVHLDGPMDVIAGRLEKRRGHFMPPELLKSQFDTLEPPSAPESFITVSLEKSLPEIVLEIERAISQGEAFLE; from the exons ATGGCAGAAGGGATACCACTAAATGATGAG gacAGGATTCCCTGGCTTTGTGCATTGCATGATATATTACGGAG AGAAGACTCATCTAGACAAGATGCAATTCTGGCCTGTTCTGCACTGAAGAAGATGTATAGGCAGGTATTGGTTAGTGGAGCATCTGCAATTGAAAGCAACCAGCcagaacaaccaggagaaaacacagcactgaaGATCCTCTTTGTTCATTTGGATGGGCCTATGGACGTCATTGCTGGCcgcctggagaagaggagaggacattTTATGCCACCTGAGCTTCTCAAGTCTCAGTTTGATACTCTGGAGCCTCCTAGCGCACCAGAAAGCTTTATTACTGTCAGTCTAGAAAAATCTCTCCCTGAAATAGTGCTGGAGATCGAGCGTGCCATTTCTCAGGGTGAGGCTTTTCTGGAGTAA